One window from the genome of Ananas comosus cultivar F153 linkage group 13, ASM154086v1, whole genome shotgun sequence encodes:
- the LOC109719776 gene encoding uncharacterized protein LOC109719776: protein MAEELPSVEKVSISGATLASLLQRFASSHGDVDGLLFGHLSPLPPPPTHDDDDPPIPSPSSSSSAAAAAASITGLFVSGSPMSFYDPLGRVDLPTLCLSAASAGASAASVVGWFSARRRSPLRPSMRELAVSLSLSQAPALALPADGSPPRDPRPCVFLLLSSSATANLAVHTHEYRAFVLRPDPSGGSLVPRSLDVINVGPAFRAQYGSFSPESPLPWMPHRPRGAEEKEGDGRGKRGESLSRQRSAAREQRMLDAVTEGFGVERLEKLVGPAAVEYTSQLEDLYGKMLLKLESLARQVEKSSARVLEQENRNLLMRSKLAGLE from the coding sequence ATGGCGGAGGAGCTCCCCTCCGTGGAGAAGGTCTCCATCTCCGGCGCCACCCTCGCCTCCCTCCTCCAACGCTTCGCCTCCTCCCATGGCGACGTCGATGGGCTCCTCTTCGGACacctctcccctctcccccctccccctacccacgacgacgacgacccccccatcccctccccctcctcctcctcctccgccgcagccgccgccgcctccatcACCGGCCTCTTCGTCTCCGGCTCCCCCATGTCCTTCTACGATCCCCTCGGCCGCGTCGACCTCCCCACGCTCTGCCTCTCCGCTGCCAGCGccggcgcctccgccgcctccgtcgTCGGATGGTTCTCCGCGCGCCGCCGATCCCCGCTCCGCCCCTCCATGCGCGAGCTCGCTGtgtccctctccctctctcaggCCCCGGCCCTAGCCCTCCCCGCCGACGGATCCCCGCCCCGCGATCCGCGCCCCTgcgtcttcctcctcctctcctcctccgccaccgcgaACCTCGCCGTCCACACGCACGAGTACCGCGCCTTCGTCCTCCGCCCCGATCCCTCCGGGGGCTCGCTCGTGCCGAGGTCCCTGGACGTGATCAACGTAGGCCCGGCGTTCCGGGCGCAGTACGGGTCGTTCTCGCCGGAGTCGCCGCTGCCGTGGATGCCGCATCGGCCGAGAGGCGCCGAGGAGAAGGAAGGGGACGGGAGGGGTAAGAGAGGAGAGAGCCTCAGCCGCCAGCGGAGCGCGGCGAGGGAGCAGCGGATGTTGGACGCCGTGACGGAGGGGTTTGGTGTCGAAAGGTTGGAGAAATTGGTAGGGCCTGCAGCAGTAGAGTACACCTCGCAGTTGGAGGATTTGTATGGGAAGATGCTGCTTAAGCTCGAGAGCTTGGCCCGGCAAGTTGAGAAGAGCTCGGCTAGGGTTCTTGAGCAG
- the LOC109719373 gene encoding SWR1 complex subunit 6 — MDEENTGPFRRTSTRTRKMATKMAVALASTDNRTQAALARLEALENDNAGADNVETNDDDYDSLDDEDQVYIQKKQSKNMKRKTRQAKALENAKKAPRTFMEVLQEANLESLPPHVPTYLRAAVGPPSTRSRRHFCTVCGDAANYTCVRCGMRFCSCKCQVIHNDTRCLKFVA, encoded by the exons ATGGACGAGGAGAACACGGGGCCGTTTCGCCGGACCTCGACCCGGACGAGGAAGATGGCGACGAAGATGGCCGTGGCACTCGCCAGCACCGATAATCGCACCCAG GCAGCGCTAGCTCGGCTTGAGGCGTTGGAGAATGACAATGCTGGAGCAGATAATGTAGAGACCAACGATGACGACTATGATTCTCTTGATGATGAAGACCAAG TGTACATCCAAAAAAAGCAGTCAAAAAACATGAAACGCAAGACCCGGCAGGCAAAAGCACTGGAGAATGCAAAGAAGGCACCCAGAACATTCATGGAAGTGTTACAAGAG GCGAATCTAGAGTCCCTGCCTCCCCATGTCCCAACCTATTTGAGGGCGGCTGTTGGTCCACCGAGCACGCGGTCTCGCCGCCATTTCTGCACAGTATGTGGTGATGCCGCCAACTACACGTGTGTGAGGTGTGGAATGCGGTTTTGTTCTTGCAAATGCCAGGTTATACATAACGATACCCGCTGCCTCAAGTTTGTTGCTTGA
- the LOC109719372 gene encoding laccase-3-like — translation MANQSNILTTSWLLHFLLGLSLLFARTGADVHYHNFVVQETPVKRLCKTHKVITVNGQLPGPTIEVREGDTLEIDVVNRARYNVTIHWHGVRQWRTAWADGPEFVTQCPIRPGGSYKYRFTIEGQVGTLWWHAHSSWLRATVYGALIIHPKENSSYPFTNPQREVPILLGEWWNANPIKVVRAATRTGAAPNISDALTINGQPGDFFNCSSEDTTTIPVKAGETNLLRFINAALNTEMFVAIANHKMTVVGVDASYTKPFTTSVLLLGPGQTTDVLVTTDQPAASYYIAARAYASTQGAPFDNTTTTAILEYDCGCSSPPGQAAQPFLPTLPAYNDTGAVTAFTTGLRSLSAVKIPEPVDENLFFTVGLGLFDCPKGKRCGGPNGTRFGASMNNISFVLPSSFSLLQAHQQGISGVFTTDFPAVPPVQFDYTAKNISRALWQPIAATKLYKLKFGSVVQVVLQGTNIFGAEHHPIHIHGYDFYILAEGFGNFNAKKDTAKFNLVDPPRRNTVGVPVNGWAVIRFVANNPGVWLVHCHLEVHITWGLAMAFLVENGLGELQSLEPPPADLPVC, via the exons ATGGCGAATCAATCAAACATTCTCACGACATCTTGGCTCCTGCATTTCCTCCTAGGCCTTTCACTTCTCTTCGCTCGCACTGGCGCCGATGTTCACTACCACAACTTCGTC GTCCAAGAAACGCCGGTGAAGAGGCTGTGCAAGACACACAAGGTCATCACGGTGAACGGGCAACTCCCTGGTCCGACCATCGAAGTTCGGGAGGGCGACACTCTCGAGATCGACGTCGTGAATCGCGCCAGATACAATGTCACCATCCACTG GCATGGAGTGAGGCAATGGAGGACGGCGTGGGCCGACGGGCCGGAGTTCGTGACGCAGTGTCCGATCAGGCCGGGGGGGAGCTACAAGTACCGGTTTACGATCGAGGGACAGGTGGGCACGCTGTGGTGGCACGCGCACAGCTCGTGGCTCAGGGCCACTGTTTATGGAGCCCTCATCATCCACCCTAAGGAGAACTCTTCCTATCCATTCACCAACCCACAAAGAGAAGTTCCTATCCTTCTTG GAGAGTGGTGGAATGCCAATCCGATCAAGGTCGTGCGAGCGGCGACACGAACCGGAGCGGCTCCGAACATCTCCGATGCCCTCACTATCAATGGACAGCCCGGCGATTTCTTCAACTGCTCCAGCGAAG ACACAACCACAATTCCAGTAAAGGCCGGTGAGACGAACCTCCTGCGGTTCATCAACGCGGCCCTAAACACCGAGATGTTCGTTGCGATTGCCAACCACAAGATGACGGTCGTCGGTGTTGATGCCTCCTACACGAAGCCCTTTACCACCTCCGTCCTCCTCCTGGGGCCGGGCCAGACCACCGACGTCCTCGTCACCACGGACCAGCCAGCTGCAAGTTACTACATAGCGGCCCGCGCCTATGCTAGTACTCAGGGCGCCCCCTTTGacaacaccaccaccaccgccatcCTCGAATATGACTGCGGCTGCTCTTCACCACCCGGACAAGCCGCTCAGCCATTTCTCCCTACCCTCCCGGCCTATAACGATACTGGTGCTGTCACTGCCTTTACTACCGGCCTTAGAAGCTTATCAGCTGTGAAAATCCCTGAGCCTGTTGACGAGAACCTCTTCTTCACCGTTGGCCTTGGCCTGTTCGATTGCCCAAAAGGGAAAAGATGTGGTGGACCAAATGGGACTCGTTTCGGGGCCAGCATGAACAATATCTCCTTCGTCTTGCCATCCAGCTTTTCACTCCTCCAAGCACACCAGCAAGGTATTTCAGGCGTGTTCACCACCGACTTCCCAGCCGTCCCACCGGTGCAGTTCGATTACACCGCAAAAAACATCAGCCGTGCTCTGTGGCAGCCTATCGCAGCGACAAAGTTGTATAAGTTGAAGTTTGGGTCCGTGGTTCAGGTGGTATTGCAAGGAACTAACATCTTTGGTGCGGAGCATCATCCCATCCACATCCATGGCTACGATTTCTATATTCTGGCAGAGGGCTTTGGGAACTTCAATGCTAAGAAGGACACAGCCAAGTTCAACCTTGTGGACCCGCCGAGAAGGAACACAGTTGGGGTGCCGGTCAATGGCTGGGCCGTGATCCGGTTCGTTGCAAACAACCCCGGGGTCTGGCTCGTGCACTGCCATTTGGAAGTGCATATCACCTGGGGTTTAGCCATGGCCTTCCTGGTGGAGAATGGACTTGGAGAGTTGCAGTCTCTGGAGCCGCCTCCGGCTGACCTTCCCGTGTGCTGA